The genomic segment TCGTCCAGTGCCAGCGCGTCCTTGCGCAGGTTTCGTGGCCAGAGCCGGTCGACCAGTACGCGATGGCCGTCGGCGGGTTCCGGAGGCTGATAGGCGCGTTTGCAGCGGATCATCGATCGGGCTCCGTTACCCTGGCATAGGTGATCGGCTCAGGGTGAAAATGACTTTCAGCTTGGTTGAATTTGCCGTTTCGCTTTGGGTAAAAATACGCCAATTTCTTCAAGCTATTGAATATTAACGATAAAAAATCGGAACGCTTCTTGAGTGTCATCAATGAACGGCACAACAATCAAATAGCATCGCATGAACAATCTAGTCGCTTTGGTTACCTGTGCAACCCGCTGGCCAGTTCGCTGGTTGGCGCGGAGGAGGTGGTAACGGCGCGGGAGGATCGCGTCGTGGGCAGCGGTTTCGGTGGGCTCGGTGGGTTCATGCTCGTGGTGGCCGCTGGCGGGCCCATCGGTGCGCTGGTGGGCGGTGGTTTGTGTTATTTCGCCGGGCAGGGCGGGCAGAAGGCGGCGGGCCTTGAGCAAACGCTCTATGTCATCGAAGCGGAGGATGGCACCCGGTCGCGCATGCGCACCTCGATCAATGGCCTGGCGCCGCCAGCAGGTACAGCGCGACGGTGTGCGTCTGAGCGCAGAGCATCGCTAGGGCTGCTCAGCGCAGGCCGCCGCTCTGCTAGGCTGGCCGGCACCCCTCGCGAAGGAGTCGAGATGAGCTACTCCCTTTTGCATGTCACGCACCTGCTGGCGGCAATCTTCTTTATCGGCACGCTGTTCGTCGAGGTGGCGGTGCTCGGTCGGGTGCGCCAGCAGATCGAGCCGGCGACCATGCAAGCGGTAGACAAGGCGGTCGGTGCCCGCCTGCGGGTGGTGCTGCACTGGGTGGTTCTGTTCGTCTATGGCGCCGGCATCGGTCTGGCCTGGCAGCACCGTGAGGCGCTCGCACATCCATTCTCTAGCAGTTTCGCGACGCTGTTTTCGTTGAAGATCCTGCTGGCGATCGGGGTGTTCTTCACCTTTGGCATGATCGCCCTGCTGCTGCGCAGCGGGCGCATGACACCGTCGCGCTACCGGCTGATCCACTGGGCGATCTTCGTGCAGATGATCGGCATCGTGCTGCTGGCCAAGGGCATGTTCTACCTGAACGGGTAGCCGCGTCGCGGTCTCCTGCGACGGTTATCGCAATCGCCTCACGGCCTCGCACCGAGTGTCTGTTTCGTCAAGCGCGGGCGGCTTTGCCTGGCGCCTGTCTACTGCATCTACACGTGGCCGACGATGACCTCGGTCAATCCCCTTTGCGCTATCGGCCGGCGTGATTGAGGGCAGATTCAGCCGCCTTAGCCTCGTTTGTTTTCGCCCGCATCGCGCCTATCGTCAGCGCATCCAGGCCCGCCAGATCAACGAGGTGTCCCGATGAATTTCGCCTACAGCCCGCGTGTGCAAGCGCTGCGCCAGCAGCTGCTCGCCTTCATGGATCAATACATCGTGCCGCGTATTGGCGCCTGGCATATGGAAGTCGCCGCCGGGACCTACCCGGTGTCCTTCATGGAAGATCTCGAGGCGCTGGCGCGCTCTGAAGGACTGTGGAATCTGTTCCTGCCCTCGCTCGGCGAGGGCGAACCGGGCATGGGGCTGAGTAATCTCGAGTACGCGCCGCTGGCAGAGATCATGGGTCGGGTGCACTGGGCCTCGGAGGTGTTCAATTGCAACGCGCCGGACACCGGCAACATGGAGTTGCTACACCTGTTCGCCACGCCGGCGCAGCGTGAGCGCTGGCTCAAGCCGTTGCTCGAGGGCGAGATTCGTTCGGCCTTCGCCATGACCGAGCCGGACGTGCCGTCGTCGGACGCCACCAACATCCAGACGCTGATCCGCCGCGACGGCGACGACTATGTGATCAACGGCCGCAAATGGTTCATCACCAACGCCTCGCACCCCCACTGCAAACTGCTGATCGTGATGGGCAAGACCGACCCGAACGCCGATACCCATCGGCAACAGAGCATGATCCTGGTGCCCTTCGCCACACCCGGCGTTGAGCTGCTGCGCAACATCCCGGTGATGAACCACCTCGCGCCGGAAGGCCACTGCGAACTGCTGCTGCGCAACGTGCGGGTGCCGTCGAGCAATCTGCTGGGTCGCGCAGGCGACGGTTTCATGATGGCCCAGGCGCGCCTCGGGCCGGGGCGTATCCACCATTGCATGCGTTCGATCGGTATGGCCGAGCTGGCGCTGGAGCTGATGGTCGAGCGTTGCCAGGAGCGCAAGGCGTTCGGTAAGTACCTGCAGCAATATTCGAATATAGGCGACTGGATTGCCGAGTCGCGCATCGAGATCGAACAAGCGCGTTTGCTGGTGCTGAAAACCGCCTGGATGATCGACGAGGTCGGCGCTAAGGCCGCGCGGAAGGAGATCGCGATGATCAAGGCGCTGGTGCCGCGCATGCAGACACGGGTGATCGACCGCGCCATGCAGGTCTACGGCGCCATGGGGCTGACCCCCGACACCCCGCTGGCCGACATGTGGATCAGCGGCCGGGCGCTGCGCTTCGCCGATGGCCCGGACCAGGTGCATCTGCGCAGCATCGCCCGGATGGAAATCAAGGCCAGCGAGGCCACGCGCGGCGCCACCGCGGCTTACCTGACACCGCCCGTGCATCACGGCTGGTGAGGTATCCGGTGGGCTGAAGCCCACCCTACGGTTTGGTCGCGCGGTTGCGGCCAGTTCGTATAGGCCGACCATCCTCCGGGACAAGTCCAGTTCCCTGTAGGGTGGGCTTCAGCCCACCGCGGTGAGACGCCTGTGTTGGCCACGTCGACGACGGTCGGTGCGCCAAGCGCTTCGCTCTTGGGAGAAGGAAACTGTAACCATGAATGCGCTATACATCCGTTCGTCACGACTGCTGCTAACCTCGGCGCTACTGCTGGGCTTGGCCGCCTGCAACGACCCGGAGCCGAGTGAACAGGCGCTCGCGCCGGTGGCCTTCCATGCCGGCGACGAGTGCCGCGTCTGCGGCATGGCTATCAGCGGTTTTCCCAGCCCTAAAGGGGAAGCGGTGGAGAAGGGCAAGGTGAGAAAATTCTGCTCCACCGCCGAGCTGCACGGCTGGTGGTGTAGACGGAAGATCGTACGCTGCA from the Stutzerimonas stutzeri genome contains:
- a CDS encoding CopD family copper resistance protein, producing MSYSLLHVTHLLAAIFFIGTLFVEVAVLGRVRQQIEPATMQAVDKAVGARLRVVLHWVVLFVYGAGIGLAWQHREALAHPFSSSFATLFSLKILLAIGVFFTFGMIALLLRSGRMTPSRYRLIHWAIFVQMIGIVLLAKGMFYLNG
- a CDS encoding acyl-CoA dehydrogenase family protein, coding for MNFAYSPRVQALRQQLLAFMDQYIVPRIGAWHMEVAAGTYPVSFMEDLEALARSEGLWNLFLPSLGEGEPGMGLSNLEYAPLAEIMGRVHWASEVFNCNAPDTGNMELLHLFATPAQRERWLKPLLEGEIRSAFAMTEPDVPSSDATNIQTLIRRDGDDYVINGRKWFITNASHPHCKLLIVMGKTDPNADTHRQQSMILVPFATPGVELLRNIPVMNHLAPEGHCELLLRNVRVPSSNLLGRAGDGFMMAQARLGPGRIHHCMRSIGMAELALELMVERCQERKAFGKYLQQYSNIGDWIAESRIEIEQARLLVLKTAWMIDEVGAKAARKEIAMIKALVPRMQTRVIDRAMQVYGAMGLTPDTPLADMWISGRALRFADGPDQVHLRSIARMEIKASEATRGATAAYLTPPVHHGW